In Balaenoptera acutorostrata chromosome 19, mBalAcu1.1, whole genome shotgun sequence, the following proteins share a genomic window:
- the RIPOR1 gene encoding rho family-interacting cell polarization regulator 1 isoform X6 → MNSKKRGSPARTRSMMSLSVRPQRRLLSARVSRSQSFAGVLGNQERGPRSFPAFSPPGPPRKPPALSRVSKMFSVAHPAPKVPQPERLDLVYAALKRGLTAYLEVHQQEQEKLQRQIKESKRNSRLGFLYDLDKQVKSIERFLRRLEFHASKIDELYEAYCVQRRLRDGAYNMVRAYSTGSPGSREARDSLAEATRGHREYTESMCLLESELEAQLGEFHLRMKGLAGFARLCVGDQYEICMKYGRQRWKLRGRIEGSGKQVWDSEETVFLPLLTEFLSIKVTELKGLANHVVVGSVSCETKDLFAALPQVVAVDINDLGTIKLSLEVMWSPFDKDDQPSAASTVNKASTVTKRFSTYSQSPPDTPSLREQAFYNMLRRQEELENGTAWSLSSESSDDSSSPQLSGTARHSSAPRPLVQQPEPLPIQVAFRRAETSTSGTVDEERAMAPALANGHAPYSRTLSHISEASVDAALAEASVEAAGLESLVQGPSPPAPPDPTHGEHPSPVLSALDPGHSATSPTLSTTGPAHTSTDPAPSAHLDSVNKSINSSSPELPDPTHTTTSSTSSAVSPTHSAPSLTHTTTSSTHKTVVSTITITGPTPSTTGPVQTTTSPTHKPMLSTLTPAAPAPNTTDPVQTTTSLSHTVTNLTHTVTSPTSKHMISTLSTAGPTPSTTDPAQTTTSPTHTTTSTTHTTASPTHTTISPTHTATSPTHTTISPAHTTASSTYTTTSSTHTTATPTHTARISTHTATPNAKDPVQITRSPTHSVTSPTLMTVSPSTFLDLATLSNPSANTDPPLPGIDPLSCSYAASTSCTQADPIALSTSHPSPTCSSWEPLTSPSPKLPEAIHQSPSPPPSPLAPVTQHSDPRVARAAQAPVPGAAGGAGDRKLEEALGALMAALDDYRGQFPELQGLEQEVTRLESLLMRQGLTRSRTSSLSITVEHALESFSFLNEDEDNDSPGDSASGHLPPHPCSVCLLRRSLPAPEPPAPPLFLGLTLNLPCERAFTVPPHASCAPQHQPPLSGPRLSQRPWSLGSLSQSGLCRFPVEGHAWPLLPPLLPRLWPRALRPLGRNPLQSTLRRPSRLQPYSRPSKPRRPQRSQQS, encoded by the exons ATGAACTCCAAGAAGAGAG GGAGCCCCGCGCGGACTCGTTCCATGATGTCCCTGTCGGTGCGGCCGCAGCGCCGCCTGCTCAGCGCCCGGGTCAGTAGGAGCCAGTCCTTCGCAGGCGTCCTCGGCAACCAGGAGCGGGGGCCCAG GAGCTTCCCAGCCTTCAGTCCCCCGGGGCCCCCACGGAAGCCCCCAGCGCTCTCCCGAGTGTCCAAGATGTTTTCAGTGGCGCACCCGGCCCCCAAGGTCCCGCAGCCTGAGCGGCTGGACCTGGTGTACGCGGCACTCAAGCGAGGCCTGAC GGCCTATTTGGAAGTGCACCAGCAGGAACAGGAGAAACTCCAAAGACAGATAAAGGAGTCCAAGAGGAATTCCCGCCTG GGCTTCCTGTATGACTTGGACAAG CAAGTCAAGTCCATTGAACGCTTCCTACGACGGCTGGAGTTCCACGCCAGCAAG ATCGACGAGCTGTATGAGGCATACTGTGTCCAGCGGCGTCTCCGGGATGGTGCCTACAACATGGTCCGTGCCTACAGCACCGGCTCCCCAGGGAGCCGTGAGGCCCGGGACAGCCTGGCCGAGGCTACTCGGGGGCATCGGGAGTACACAGAG AGCATGTGCCTGCTGGAGAGCGAGCTGGAAGCACAGCTGGGAGAGTTCCATCTCCGGATGAAAG GGCTGGCCGGCTTCGCCAGGCTATGTGTGGGCGATCAGTATGAG ATCTGCATGAAATATGGGCGTCAGCGCTGGAAACTACGGGGCCGCATAGAGGGTAGTGGAAAGCAGGTGTGGGACAGTGAGGAAACCGTCTTTCTTCCTCTGCTCACAGAGTTCCTGTCCATCAAG GTGACAGAACTGAAGGGCCTGGCCAACCATGTGGTTGTAGGCAGCGTCTCCTGTGAGACCAAGGATCTGTTCGCTGCCCTGCCCCAGGTTGTAGCTGTGGACATTAATGACCTTGGCACCATCAAGCTCAGCCTGGAAGTCATGTGGAG TCCCTTTGACAAGGATGACCAGCCCTCAGCCGCTTCTACTGTCAACAAGGCCTCCACAGTCACCAAGCGCTTCTCCACCTACAGCCAGAGCCCACCAGACACGCCCTCACTTCGGGAACAGGCCTTCTAT aaTATGCTGAGGCGGCAGGAGGAGCTGGAGAATGGGACAGCGTGGTCCCTGTCATCCGAATCTTCCGATGACTCCTCTAGCCCACAGCTCTCAGGCACTGCGCGCCACTCCTCAGCCCCCAGGCCCCTGGTGCAGCAGCCTGAGCCTCTGCCCATCCAGGTTGCCTTCCGTAGGGCTGAGACCTCCACTTCTGGGACCGTGGATGAGGAGAGGGCCAtggccccagccctggccaaTGGGCATGCCCCCTACAGCCGGACTCTGAGCCATATCAGTGAGGCCAGTGTGGATGCTGCCCTGGCTGAGGCTTCAGTGGAGGCTGCAGGCCTAGAAAGTCTAGTCCAGGGACCCAGCCCACCTGCACCCCCAGATCCCACACATGGGGAGCACCCTAGTCCTGTCCTTTCTGCCCTGGACCCTGGCCATTCTGCCACAAGCCCCACTCTCAGTACAACAGGCCCCGCCCACACATCTACAGACCCTGCCCCCTCTGCACACCTAGACTCAGTTAACAAGAGCATAAATTCTAGCTCTCCTGAATTGCCAGACCCCACCCACACCACTACAAGCTCCACCTCTAGTGCCGTAAGCCCTACCCATAGTGCTCCAAGCCTCACTCACACTACCACAAGTTCTACCCACAAGACTGTGGTCTCTACCATCACTATTACAGGCCCTACCCCCAGTACCACAGGGCCAGTCCAGACCACCACAAGTCCCACCCACAAGCCAATGCTTTCTACCCTCACTCCTGCAGCTCCTGCTCCCAATACTACAGACCCAGTCCAGACCACTACAAGCCTCAGCCACACTGTCACAAACCTGACACACACTGTCACAAGCCCCACCAGCAAGCACATGATCTCTACCCTCTCTACTGCAGGCCCTACCCCCAGTACCACAGACCCAGCCCAGACTACCACAAGCCCCACCCATACTACCACTAGCACCACCCACACTACTGCAAGCCCTACCCACACCACCATAAGCCCCACCCACACTGCTACAAGCCCCACCCATACCACAATAAGCCCCGCCCACACTACTGCAAGCTCTACCTACACCACCACAAGCAGTACCCACACTACTGCAACCCCTACTCACACAGCCAGGATTTCAACTCACACCGCTACACCCAATGCTAAGGACCCAGTCCAGATCACCAGGAGTCCTACCCATTCTGTCACAAGTCCCACCCTTATGACTGTAAGCCCTTCCACTTTTCTAGACCTTGCCACGCTCTCCAACCCCTCTGCAAACACAGACCCTCCCCTCCCAGGCATCGACCCCCTGTCCTGTAGCTACGCAGCCTCCACTTCCTGCACTCAGGCAGACCCCATAGCCCTCAGCACCTCCCACCCAAGTCCTACCTGTTCCAGTTGGGAACCCCTCACAAGCCCTTCCCCAAAACTCCCAGAAGCCATCCATCAGAGCCCAagtccccctccctcacccctagCCCCTGTGACCCAGCATTCAGACCCTAGAGTGGCCAGGGCTGCCCAGGCCCCAGTTCCAGGGGCAGCTGGAGGTGCTGGGGACAGGAAACTGGAAGAGGCACTGGGGGCCCTAATGGCTGCCCTGGATGACTATCGTGGCCAGTTTCCTGAGCTGCAGGGCCTGGAGCAGGAGGTGACCCGGCTGGAGAGTCTGCTTATG AGACAAGGCCTGACTCGCAGCCGGACCTCCAGTCTTAGCATCACTGTGGAGCATGCCCTGGAGAGCTTCAGCTTCCTCAATGAAGATGAAGATAATGACAGTCCTGGGGACAG TGCTTCTGGTCACCTTCCTCCTCATCCCTGCAGTGTCTGCCTCCTCCGTCGGTCCCTACCAGCTCCTGagcctccagctcctcctctcTTCCTTGGCCTCACCTTGAACCTACCCTGTGAACGAGCCTTTACTGTGCCTCCCCATGCATCCTGTGCCCCCCAGCATCAACCCCCTCTGTCTGGACCCCGGCTTTCCCAGAGACCCTGGTCCCTTGGCTCTTTGTCCCAGAGTGGCCTTTGCCGATTCCCAGTTGAAGGTCATgcctggcccctcctccctccgctGCTGCCCAGGTTATGGCCCCGTGCCCTGCGCCCCTTGGGCCGCAACCCCTTGCAGTCCACATTGCGTAGACCATCCCGCCTGCAACCCTACTCCCGCCCATCCAAGCCCCGGCGGCCCCAGAGATCCCAGCAGTCCTAG
- the RIPOR1 gene encoding rho family-interacting cell polarization regulator 1 isoform X5: MNSKKRGSPARTRSMMSLSVRPQRRLLSARVSRSQSFAGVLGNQERGPRSFPAFSPPGPPRKPPALSRVSKMFSVAHPAPKVPQPERLDLVYAALKRGLTAYLEVHQQEQEKLQRQIKESKRNSRLGFLYDLDKQVKSIERFLRRLEFHASKIDELYEAYCVQRRLRDGAYNMVRAYSTGSPGSREARDSLAEATRGHREYTESMCLLESELEAQLGEFHLRMKGLAGFARLCVGDQYEICMKYGRQRWKLRGRIEGSGKQVWDSEETVFLPLLTEFLSIKVTELKGLANHVVVGSVSCETKDLFAALPQVVAVDINDLGTIKLSLEVMWSPFDKDDQPSAASTVNKASTVTKRFSTYSQSPPDTPSLREQAFYNMLRRQEELENGTAWSLSSESSDDSSSPQLSGTARHSSAPRPLVQQPEPLPIQVAFRRAETSTSGTVDEERAMAPALANGHAPYSRTLSHISEASVDAALAEASVEAAGLESLVQGPSPPAPPDPTHGEHPSPVLSALDPGHSATSPTLSTTGPAHTSTDPAPSAHLDSVNKSINSSSPELPDPTHTTTSSTSSAVSPTHSAPSLTHTTTSSTHKTVVSTITITGPTPSTTGPVQTTTSPTHKPMLSTLTPAAPAPNTTDPVQTTTSLSHTVTNLTHTVTSPTSKHMISTLSTAGPTPSTTDPAQTTTSPTHTTTSTTHTTASPTHTTISPTHTATSPTHTTISPAHTTASSTYTTTSSTHTTATPTHTARISTHTATPNAKDPVQITRSPTHSVTSPTLMTVSPSTFLDLATLSNPSANTDPPLPGIDPLSCSYAASTSCTQADPIALSTSHPSPTCSSWEPLTSPSPKLPEAIHQSPSPPPSPLAPVTQHSDPRVARAAQAPVPGAAGGAGDRKLEEALGALMAALDDYRGQFPELQGLEQEVTRLESLLMQRQGLTRSRTSSLSITVEHALESFSFLNEDEDNDSPGDSASGHLPPHPCSVCLLRRSLPAPEPPAPPLFLGLTLNLPCERAFTVPPHASCAPQHQPPLSGPRLSQRPWSLGSLSQSGLCRFPVEGHAWPLLPPLLPRLWPRALRPLGRNPLQSTLRRPSRLQPYSRPSKPRRPQRSQQS; this comes from the exons ATGAACTCCAAGAAGAGAG GGAGCCCCGCGCGGACTCGTTCCATGATGTCCCTGTCGGTGCGGCCGCAGCGCCGCCTGCTCAGCGCCCGGGTCAGTAGGAGCCAGTCCTTCGCAGGCGTCCTCGGCAACCAGGAGCGGGGGCCCAG GAGCTTCCCAGCCTTCAGTCCCCCGGGGCCCCCACGGAAGCCCCCAGCGCTCTCCCGAGTGTCCAAGATGTTTTCAGTGGCGCACCCGGCCCCCAAGGTCCCGCAGCCTGAGCGGCTGGACCTGGTGTACGCGGCACTCAAGCGAGGCCTGAC GGCCTATTTGGAAGTGCACCAGCAGGAACAGGAGAAACTCCAAAGACAGATAAAGGAGTCCAAGAGGAATTCCCGCCTG GGCTTCCTGTATGACTTGGACAAG CAAGTCAAGTCCATTGAACGCTTCCTACGACGGCTGGAGTTCCACGCCAGCAAG ATCGACGAGCTGTATGAGGCATACTGTGTCCAGCGGCGTCTCCGGGATGGTGCCTACAACATGGTCCGTGCCTACAGCACCGGCTCCCCAGGGAGCCGTGAGGCCCGGGACAGCCTGGCCGAGGCTACTCGGGGGCATCGGGAGTACACAGAG AGCATGTGCCTGCTGGAGAGCGAGCTGGAAGCACAGCTGGGAGAGTTCCATCTCCGGATGAAAG GGCTGGCCGGCTTCGCCAGGCTATGTGTGGGCGATCAGTATGAG ATCTGCATGAAATATGGGCGTCAGCGCTGGAAACTACGGGGCCGCATAGAGGGTAGTGGAAAGCAGGTGTGGGACAGTGAGGAAACCGTCTTTCTTCCTCTGCTCACAGAGTTCCTGTCCATCAAG GTGACAGAACTGAAGGGCCTGGCCAACCATGTGGTTGTAGGCAGCGTCTCCTGTGAGACCAAGGATCTGTTCGCTGCCCTGCCCCAGGTTGTAGCTGTGGACATTAATGACCTTGGCACCATCAAGCTCAGCCTGGAAGTCATGTGGAG TCCCTTTGACAAGGATGACCAGCCCTCAGCCGCTTCTACTGTCAACAAGGCCTCCACAGTCACCAAGCGCTTCTCCACCTACAGCCAGAGCCCACCAGACACGCCCTCACTTCGGGAACAGGCCTTCTAT aaTATGCTGAGGCGGCAGGAGGAGCTGGAGAATGGGACAGCGTGGTCCCTGTCATCCGAATCTTCCGATGACTCCTCTAGCCCACAGCTCTCAGGCACTGCGCGCCACTCCTCAGCCCCCAGGCCCCTGGTGCAGCAGCCTGAGCCTCTGCCCATCCAGGTTGCCTTCCGTAGGGCTGAGACCTCCACTTCTGGGACCGTGGATGAGGAGAGGGCCAtggccccagccctggccaaTGGGCATGCCCCCTACAGCCGGACTCTGAGCCATATCAGTGAGGCCAGTGTGGATGCTGCCCTGGCTGAGGCTTCAGTGGAGGCTGCAGGCCTAGAAAGTCTAGTCCAGGGACCCAGCCCACCTGCACCCCCAGATCCCACACATGGGGAGCACCCTAGTCCTGTCCTTTCTGCCCTGGACCCTGGCCATTCTGCCACAAGCCCCACTCTCAGTACAACAGGCCCCGCCCACACATCTACAGACCCTGCCCCCTCTGCACACCTAGACTCAGTTAACAAGAGCATAAATTCTAGCTCTCCTGAATTGCCAGACCCCACCCACACCACTACAAGCTCCACCTCTAGTGCCGTAAGCCCTACCCATAGTGCTCCAAGCCTCACTCACACTACCACAAGTTCTACCCACAAGACTGTGGTCTCTACCATCACTATTACAGGCCCTACCCCCAGTACCACAGGGCCAGTCCAGACCACCACAAGTCCCACCCACAAGCCAATGCTTTCTACCCTCACTCCTGCAGCTCCTGCTCCCAATACTACAGACCCAGTCCAGACCACTACAAGCCTCAGCCACACTGTCACAAACCTGACACACACTGTCACAAGCCCCACCAGCAAGCACATGATCTCTACCCTCTCTACTGCAGGCCCTACCCCCAGTACCACAGACCCAGCCCAGACTACCACAAGCCCCACCCATACTACCACTAGCACCACCCACACTACTGCAAGCCCTACCCACACCACCATAAGCCCCACCCACACTGCTACAAGCCCCACCCATACCACAATAAGCCCCGCCCACACTACTGCAAGCTCTACCTACACCACCACAAGCAGTACCCACACTACTGCAACCCCTACTCACACAGCCAGGATTTCAACTCACACCGCTACACCCAATGCTAAGGACCCAGTCCAGATCACCAGGAGTCCTACCCATTCTGTCACAAGTCCCACCCTTATGACTGTAAGCCCTTCCACTTTTCTAGACCTTGCCACGCTCTCCAACCCCTCTGCAAACACAGACCCTCCCCTCCCAGGCATCGACCCCCTGTCCTGTAGCTACGCAGCCTCCACTTCCTGCACTCAGGCAGACCCCATAGCCCTCAGCACCTCCCACCCAAGTCCTACCTGTTCCAGTTGGGAACCCCTCACAAGCCCTTCCCCAAAACTCCCAGAAGCCATCCATCAGAGCCCAagtccccctccctcacccctagCCCCTGTGACCCAGCATTCAGACCCTAGAGTGGCCAGGGCTGCCCAGGCCCCAGTTCCAGGGGCAGCTGGAGGTGCTGGGGACAGGAAACTGGAAGAGGCACTGGGGGCCCTAATGGCTGCCCTGGATGACTATCGTGGCCAGTTTCCTGAGCTGCAGGGCCTGGAGCAGGAGGTGACCCGGCTGGAGAGTCTGCTTATG CAGAGACAAGGCCTGACTCGCAGCCGGACCTCCAGTCTTAGCATCACTGTGGAGCATGCCCTGGAGAGCTTCAGCTTCCTCAATGAAGATGAAGATAATGACAGTCCTGGGGACAG TGCTTCTGGTCACCTTCCTCCTCATCCCTGCAGTGTCTGCCTCCTCCGTCGGTCCCTACCAGCTCCTGagcctccagctcctcctctcTTCCTTGGCCTCACCTTGAACCTACCCTGTGAACGAGCCTTTACTGTGCCTCCCCATGCATCCTGTGCCCCCCAGCATCAACCCCCTCTGTCTGGACCCCGGCTTTCCCAGAGACCCTGGTCCCTTGGCTCTTTGTCCCAGAGTGGCCTTTGCCGATTCCCAGTTGAAGGTCATgcctggcccctcctccctccgctGCTGCCCAGGTTATGGCCCCGTGCCCTGCGCCCCTTGGGCCGCAACCCCTTGCAGTCCACATTGCGTAGACCATCCCGCCTGCAACCCTACTCCCGCCCATCCAAGCCCCGGCGGCCCCAGAGATCCCAGCAGTCCTAG